The following proteins come from a genomic window of Pseudomonas putida:
- a CDS encoding MFS transporter, whose translation MNRPLPAPTILEAGSKHHAQASSSRRTLIACSLGNALEMYDFTIYSFFAVLIGRHFFPSESALASLLMSLATFGVGFLMRPVGGIIIGRYADRHGRKAALSLTIGLMTLGTALIAFAPTYSQIGIFATFMLVAGRLIQGVSAGGEVGTASVYLMESSTASKRCQSVSWQAASQGYAALVGAGFGFSLSQLLDPASLESWGWRIPFIFGLLIGPVGLYIRNRLPETHEAAAAQEGRQPLDPELLKRIGLGIGLMASSTIGMYLFVFYMPTYLTTAMHYPQSSAMAIAGISSGCMAIICPLAGKFADKYQLRKRLLVWTILAPVVLTLPVFYVLGHVEHMGLAMMCVAALILPTCIGAGAYFALIMEGFPKAQRAFGTSVSYSLGVTLFGGFSPLIATWLIAAMGTPLAPAYYLLVGGAVSLVCLKYFPENKGCE comes from the coding sequence ATGAATAGACCGCTACCTGCACCTACGATCCTGGAGGCCGGCTCAAAGCATCACGCGCAGGCATCGTCCTCACGCAGAACCCTGATAGCGTGCTCACTGGGCAACGCCCTGGAGATGTACGACTTCACCATCTACAGCTTCTTCGCAGTGCTGATCGGCCGGCACTTCTTCCCTTCAGAGTCGGCACTGGCCTCGCTCCTGATGTCGCTTGCAACTTTTGGTGTGGGCTTTTTGATGCGGCCTGTCGGGGGCATCATCATTGGCCGATACGCCGACAGGCATGGCCGCAAAGCCGCCTTGAGCCTGACGATCGGCCTGATGACATTGGGCACTGCCTTGATCGCCTTCGCGCCTACGTATTCGCAGATCGGTATCTTTGCAACGTTCATGCTGGTCGCCGGTCGGCTGATTCAGGGGGTGTCGGCAGGTGGCGAGGTCGGTACCGCATCTGTTTATCTGATGGAGTCCAGTACTGCCTCCAAGCGATGCCAGAGTGTGAGCTGGCAGGCTGCCAGTCAGGGCTATGCCGCGCTGGTCGGGGCGGGGTTCGGGTTCAGCCTGAGCCAGTTGCTGGACCCGGCCAGCCTCGAAAGCTGGGGCTGGCGCATTCCATTCATTTTCGGCCTGTTGATCGGCCCGGTAGGCTTGTACATCCGCAACCGTCTACCAGAAACCCACGAGGCCGCAGCGGCACAGGAGGGCAGGCAGCCGCTGGACCCTGAGTTGCTCAAACGCATCGGCCTGGGCATCGGCCTGATGGCCAGTTCCACCATCGGTATGTACCTGTTCGTGTTTTACATGCCCACCTACCTGACCACCGCCATGCACTACCCGCAAAGCAGTGCCATGGCGATCGCCGGCATCAGCAGCGGCTGCATGGCGATCATATGCCCGCTGGCCGGCAAGTTCGCCGACAAGTACCAGCTCAGGAAACGCCTGCTGGTCTGGACCATTCTCGCGCCCGTGGTGTTGACGCTGCCGGTGTTCTACGTGCTTGGGCACGTCGAGCACATGGGCCTGGCAATGATGTGTGTCGCGGCGTTGATTCTGCCCACTTGCATAGGCGCCGGTGCGTACTTCGCGTTGATCATGGAAGGCTTCCCCAAGGCGCAGCGTGCCTTTGGCACCTCGGTCAGCTACAGCCTGGGGGTGACACTTTTCGGCGGCTTCTCGCCACTGATCGCTACCTGGCTGATTGCCGCAATGGGCACGCCATTGGCACCGGCCTACTACCTGTTGGTGGGCGGCGCGGTAAGCCTGGTGTGCC